A stretch of Desulfobacter hydrogenophilus DNA encodes these proteins:
- a CDS encoding CHC2 zinc finger domain-containing protein, producing the protein MKNRFSSRQLFELRNNIPVDVLIRDHLQILSKIRDGYFRFLCPLCNEFQTAVNPATNLARCFRCEKNFNTIDLVMKIKGYGFRDSVLFLKQINTVPQVQAAKLTALAAMVGRPMPGGQ; encoded by the coding sequence GTGAAAAACAGATTTTCATCCCGGCAATTATTTGAACTGAGAAACAATATCCCTGTAGATGTGTTGATCAGGGACCATTTACAGATTCTATCCAAGATTAGAGATGGTTATTTTCGTTTTCTATGCCCTTTGTGCAATGAATTTCAAACCGCTGTAAATCCAGCCACGAACCTGGCCAGGTGCTTCAGATGCGAAAAAAATTTTAATACCATTGACCTTGTCATGAAAATCAAGGGCTATGGATTTAGGGATAGTGTCTTGTTTTTGAAACAAATAAATACTGTACCCCAGGTTCAGGCCGCAAAATTGACGGCCCTTGCCGCTATGGTCGGCAGGCCTATGCCGGGAGGGCAGTGA
- a CDS encoding IS91 family transposase, with product MIGECCNKSSRPEHDIADIFRHAGQRFLETFGASHEQIKVMNKIITCRTAALGGHIDACPDCDFQKNSYNSCRNRHCPKCQTMTKEKWLDKRVSELLPATYYHLVFTLPHNLNPIILCNMKPLLDLLFSSVNQTIKQFATDPQWRLQGQAGFIAVLHTWNQTILDHFHLHCLVPGGVLSEDKTQWTPSKTNFLFKTASIVKAFKGIYIKGLKQLYQDGDLKFPGNTAKYGTRSGFNRLIKIIRKKKWSGYAKAPCSGPEKVLEYLGRYTHRVAISNYRIKSFEDGKVVFTWKDRAQNDAIKEMTLDAVEFIRRFLLHVLPRGFKKIRHFGFLSPRYKAVNIKLIRKLTGDKFKEPAHPENESVEEMMHRLTGIDIKACPKCGKGRLTRLYELLPVYIGYIVPNKKVAAWDTS from the coding sequence ATGATCGGAGAATGCTGCAATAAAAGCAGCAGACCCGAACATGACATTGCCGATATCTTCAGACACGCTGGGCAACGCTTTTTGGAAACTTTCGGAGCTTCACACGAACAGATAAAGGTCATGAATAAAATCATTACCTGCCGAACAGCTGCTTTAGGAGGCCATATAGACGCTTGCCCTGACTGCGATTTCCAAAAGAACTCCTACAACTCCTGCAGGAACCGGCACTGCCCCAAATGCCAGACCATGACCAAGGAAAAATGGTTAGATAAACGGGTGTCAGAACTATTGCCTGCCACCTATTATCATTTGGTGTTCACACTGCCCCACAACCTGAATCCTATCATCCTCTGTAATATGAAGCCGTTGCTGGACCTGCTGTTCTCCTCGGTAAATCAGACCATTAAACAATTTGCTACCGATCCCCAATGGAGACTCCAGGGGCAGGCTGGCTTTATTGCCGTATTGCATACATGGAACCAGACCATCCTGGACCATTTTCATCTGCACTGCCTTGTTCCCGGCGGTGTGCTGTCAGAAGACAAAACCCAATGGACCCCATCCAAAACGAATTTTCTATTCAAGACAGCCTCCATAGTAAAGGCGTTCAAGGGCATCTACATCAAAGGACTCAAGCAACTATACCAGGACGGGGATCTCAAGTTCCCGGGTAATACGGCCAAGTACGGCACCCGTTCTGGTTTCAACCGCCTGATCAAAATTATCCGGAAAAAGAAATGGTCCGGTTACGCCAAGGCCCCTTGTTCCGGCCCTGAAAAAGTCCTGGAATATTTAGGAAGGTATACCCATAGAGTCGCCATTTCAAATTACCGTATCAAATCCTTTGAAGACGGCAAAGTTGTGTTCACCTGGAAGGACCGGGCTCAAAATGATGCCATAAAAGAGATGACTCTTGATGCTGTGGAGTTCATCAGACGGTTCCTGCTTCATGTGCTACCCAGAGGGTTTAAAAAAATCAGGCACTTTGGTTTTCTATCCCCCCGGTACAAAGCAGTGAACATAAAACTGATCCGAAAATTGACGGGTGATAAGTTCAAAGAGCCAGCACATCCTGAAAATGAGTCAGTAGAAGAAATGATGCACAGACTGACCGGCATTGACATTAAAGCATGCCCCAAATGTGGCAAAGGCCGCCTGACAAGACTTTACGAGTTGCTGCCGGTATATATTGGCTATATTGTCCCAAATAAAAAGGTGGCTGCCTGGGATACTTCTTGA
- a CDS encoding IS4 family transposase encodes MNTTLTNVENQMTNSEQIGVLNDYFTKFKIGKLLNQSGIVKTKGASPLAIFTALFNLAFHNKNLYQGIVKNKKVDVDKDAAYNFLNSPTYNWRRFTLQLCRRIYFIIRKLLDDSSEEVLIFDDSTYSRNRSKKVELLSRVFDHTDMKYIKGFRMLTLGWSDGNSFLGLDFALLSSVDKKNRYNEINPDIDKRTCGYHRRQEAVTKTTAHLVPMVKRALDMGVRAKYILMDSWFSMPSAIANLREYIHVICMLKDHPKWLYEYQGKKLRLSELYGKLKKKRGRAKVKAQAIVTLSNGKQAKIIFVPCDKKRGWLALLSTDLALPNEEIIRLYGKRWDIEVFFKMCKQHLKLVKEIQIRNYDGLVGHTSLVIARYNILSLYQRQCMDQRSFGELFRACNDEMTNLSFMVSLERIMRLALVNIRQLFNFTERMVQVMLDQVMGQALKYFGFSSRPEELLGV; translated from the coding sequence ATGAATACTACCCTTACCAACGTAGAAAATCAAATGACAAATTCAGAACAAATCGGCGTACTCAATGATTATTTTACAAAATTCAAAATTGGTAAGTTATTGAATCAATCAGGAATCGTTAAAACCAAAGGAGCCTCACCGCTTGCCATTTTCACAGCCCTATTTAACTTGGCATTTCACAACAAGAATTTATACCAGGGCATTGTGAAAAATAAAAAAGTTGATGTCGATAAGGACGCCGCTTACAATTTTTTGAACTCTCCAACATATAACTGGCGGCGGTTTACCCTTCAGCTCTGCCGCCGAATTTATTTTATCATCAGAAAGCTCCTTGATGATTCTTCTGAAGAAGTTCTTATCTTCGACGATTCTACCTATAGCAGAAACCGTTCTAAAAAAGTCGAGCTTTTATCCCGGGTGTTTGATCATACAGATATGAAGTACATCAAAGGATTCCGGATGCTGACTCTTGGCTGGTCTGACGGTAACAGTTTTCTTGGACTTGATTTTGCCCTTTTATCATCTGTAGACAAAAAGAATCGATACAATGAAATAAATCCTGATATTGATAAAAGGACCTGCGGATATCATCGCCGCCAGGAAGCGGTTACAAAAACCACAGCCCATCTCGTACCGATGGTAAAAAGAGCCCTTGATATGGGTGTCCGGGCTAAGTATATTTTAATGGACAGTTGGTTTTCGATGCCGTCAGCAATCGCAAATTTGCGGGAATACATACACGTCATATGCATGCTGAAAGATCATCCAAAATGGCTTTATGAATATCAAGGCAAAAAGCTTAGGCTGTCCGAACTCTATGGAAAATTGAAGAAAAAACGAGGAAGAGCAAAAGTCAAAGCCCAAGCTATTGTTACTCTTTCCAACGGCAAGCAGGCAAAAATCATTTTTGTTCCCTGTGATAAAAAACGTGGCTGGCTTGCACTCCTGTCGACAGATTTGGCCCTTCCTAATGAAGAAATCATTCGTCTGTACGGCAAACGTTGGGATATAGAGGTCTTTTTCAAAATGTGCAAACAGCACTTAAAATTGGTGAAGGAAATACAAATTCGAAATTACGATGGCCTTGTGGGCCATACATCTCTGGTTATTGCCAGGTATAATATTCTCAGCCTTTATCAGCGGCAATGTATGGATCAGAGATCATTCGGGGAGCTCTTCAGGGCCTGTAACGATGAGATGACCAATTTGTCTTTTATGGTTTCTTTGGAGCGGATCATGCGTTTAGCTTTGGTAAATATTCGGCAATTATTTAATTTTACCGAGCGTATGGTTCAAGTGATGCTTGATCAGGTAATGGGCCAAGCTCTCAAGTATTTCGGTTTTTCAAGTAGGCCTGAGGAATTATTGGGGGTGTAA
- the hflC gene encoding protease modulator HflC, whose amino-acid sequence MKSILKAVTIAIAMAIVIVLYGGLYTLEEGLQAIVVQFGRPVGEPITEAGLHMKLPFVQEVRRFEKRLLIWDGDPNQVPTKGREFIWVDTTARWRIADAKKFLENVASEEGAQSRLNDILDSVVRDQVSSSELVELVRSASWEVPEGEALKEIPKEREAELKREIARGREEITRTILTEAQKIIPQYGIKLVDVRIKRLDYVESVREKVYERMISERKRIAAQFRSEGEGRSAEILGTMEKELRRIRSTAYRQVQEVQGKADAEATQIYGQAYNKNPEFYAFLQTLESYKKKTNKNSVLILTTDSDFYQYIKQASPSGIHPARDLESGGF is encoded by the coding sequence ATGAAGTCTATCTTGAAAGCAGTAACCATCGCAATAGCGATGGCGATCGTTATCGTACTCTATGGCGGCCTATATACATTGGAAGAGGGTCTACAGGCCATTGTCGTGCAGTTTGGCCGGCCTGTTGGGGAACCGATAACCGAGGCGGGGCTGCACATGAAACTGCCCTTTGTGCAGGAGGTCCGGCGATTCGAAAAGCGTCTGCTGATCTGGGACGGTGATCCGAACCAGGTTCCCACCAAGGGGCGCGAGTTCATCTGGGTGGATACCACGGCTCGATGGCGGATTGCCGACGCGAAAAAATTTCTGGAGAATGTGGCCAGCGAAGAGGGGGCCCAGTCGCGTTTGAATGATATTCTTGATTCAGTGGTACGCGACCAGGTGTCAAGCAGCGAACTCGTTGAACTCGTGCGCAGCGCATCGTGGGAAGTGCCCGAGGGCGAGGCCCTGAAGGAGATACCAAAGGAGCGCGAAGCGGAACTTAAAAGGGAAATTGCCCGGGGCAGGGAGGAGATCACCCGAACAATACTGACGGAAGCACAGAAGATCATCCCGCAATACGGTATTAAACTTGTGGATGTGCGCATCAAGCGCCTCGACTACGTTGAAAGCGTCCGTGAAAAGGTCTATGAGCGCATGATTTCAGAGCGCAAGCGCATTGCCGCGCAGTTCCGTTCCGAAGGCGAGGGTCGCAGCGCCGAGATCCTCGGCACAATGGAAAAAGAGCTGCGCCGGATTCGTTCAACGGCCTACCGCCAGGTGCAGGAGGTCCAAGGCAAAGCCGACGCCGAAGCAACGCAAATTTACGGTCAAGCGTACAATAAAAATCCGGAATTCTACGCCTTTTTGCAAACCCTTGAAAGCTACAAAAAGAAAACGAATAAAAATTCTGTATTGATCCTCACCACGGACAGCGACTTTTATCAATATATCAAACAGGCGAGCCCAAGTGGCATTCACCCTGCCCGAGACCTTGAGTCTGGGGGATTTTAA
- a CDS encoding IS1380 family transposase, giving the protein MKSSKAQIITKFHKIPDIKFEDQQLTSFSGLLIFQLFFKRIELKDKLQKCFSNLKLSPIFGHHLVVMLLIIHLILGFRRLREIDYYRDDPLVLRLMGLKKLPDVSTISRSLSQMDTQSIGNLRRLSRSFVINGLQREDFGRLTLDFDGSVLSSKRHAEGSAVGYNKIKKGARSYYPLFCTIAQTGQFFDMHHRPGNVHDSNGAADFMLRCFKKAKSQLPITIIESRMDSAFFNEEIISLMSENHVKFTASVPFIRFAELKKMIEDCCSWDEIDKEWSYFETQWKPKSWNTEFRFVLTRKKVKKQQKGPLQLDLFVPLDLDYEYKVIVTNKTESAKAVVLFHNGRGSQESIFGDAKTDTALGVIPCNRLSSNQVFTIASMMAHNFSREMQMVAHPAANRAKPKRPAAWKFKKLDTIRHQIIQRAGRLTRPQGKLTLTMSPNQTVKKDLLHFMDVLQKAA; this is encoded by the coding sequence GTGAAGTCCAGTAAAGCACAAATTATTACTAAATTCCATAAAATTCCTGACATTAAATTCGAAGATCAGCAACTCACTTCCTTTTCAGGTTTGTTGATTTTTCAACTATTCTTTAAACGGATAGAATTGAAGGACAAACTCCAAAAATGCTTTTCTAATTTGAAACTATCCCCCATTTTCGGTCATCATTTGGTTGTGATGCTGCTTATTATTCACCTGATCTTGGGTTTTAGGAGATTGCGGGAAATTGATTATTACCGGGATGATCCTCTTGTTCTCCGCTTAATGGGATTGAAAAAGCTTCCTGATGTTTCAACAATTTCAAGAAGTCTATCCCAGATGGACACTCAAAGCATTGGAAACCTTCGTCGGCTGTCCAGGTCATTTGTAATAAATGGTCTCCAACGGGAAGATTTCGGAAGGCTTACTCTGGATTTTGATGGTTCGGTTTTATCAAGCAAAAGGCATGCTGAAGGGTCTGCCGTTGGATACAATAAAATCAAAAAAGGTGCCAGAAGCTACTATCCTTTATTTTGTACGATAGCTCAAACAGGCCAGTTTTTTGATATGCATCACCGTCCCGGTAATGTTCATGATTCAAATGGCGCAGCAGATTTTATGCTCAGGTGTTTTAAAAAAGCTAAATCTCAATTACCTATAACTATCATTGAGTCCCGAATGGACAGTGCCTTTTTCAATGAGGAGATAATCTCCTTGATGTCTGAAAACCATGTGAAATTTACAGCTTCTGTTCCATTTATAAGGTTTGCCGAGCTTAAAAAAATGATTGAAGACTGCTGTTCGTGGGATGAAATTGATAAAGAATGGTCATATTTTGAAACCCAGTGGAAACCCAAATCCTGGAACACTGAGTTTCGGTTCGTGCTTACTAGGAAGAAAGTCAAAAAACAACAAAAAGGCCCTCTCCAGTTGGATCTTTTTGTACCACTTGATTTGGATTATGAATACAAGGTGATTGTGACCAATAAAACTGAATCTGCAAAAGCAGTCGTCTTGTTCCACAATGGCCGTGGCTCTCAGGAATCCATATTCGGTGATGCTAAAACAGATACTGCCCTCGGTGTTATTCCATGCAACCGGTTATCATCAAATCAAGTTTTTACTATTGCTTCCATGATGGCCCATAATTTTTCACGGGAAATGCAAATGGTTGCGCATCCTGCAGCAAACCGTGCTAAACCAAAACGTCCAGCGGCATGGAAATTTAAAAAATTGGATACCATTCGGCATCAGATCATCCAAAGAGCGGGTCGCTTAACTCGACCTCAGGGAAAACTCACTCTTACGATGAGCCCAAACCAGACAGTTAAAAAAGATTTACTCCATTTTATGGATGTGTTGCAAAAAGCAGCGTAG
- a CDS encoding IS701 family transposase, with product MFILRDLLLPLQAVFSNTVQGQKRKVWFVYTLLAVLVPFTSSITSNLLRALQTLFGLKLKSQRFYAFMASPTLPWKGLWHTMWGMIPSPAVKERILLVLDDSINPKSGKKIFGCAYFHNHASKSNQSSYPWSQCILAVGLLKKIKSRWACLPLDFRFYMMKKDIEAESATATRKGEVLHFEDKMAQAATMITDIRNYYKQPVLIVTDSWFGNNGLWSRLDRRNEGSFHLLSRMRTNIILYDFAPVATGTPKAGRPRKYGLRLGSVDDCAGRLKENSQSYRVFLYGKKREVLAYSQTVMLKTMKCRVRVVWVYRKTRYVALMTTDMRLSVEQIIEYYGARWKIESGFKEIKQEIGSSKSQVRNSEAVLNHLNFCMMSTTLTWIYADRLENAPDRRYKIRGRAGFAFSDVRRIIAEAALSSDFYSVCPVPAQTPQKSFVKILLRMVA from the coding sequence ATGTTTATATTACGTGATTTGCTATTACCTCTGCAAGCTGTATTTTCTAATACTGTTCAGGGACAGAAACGGAAGGTCTGGTTTGTATACACGCTATTGGCTGTGTTGGTTCCATTTACATCATCAATCACCTCTAACCTGTTACGTGCCCTGCAAACTCTATTTGGTTTAAAGCTGAAAAGTCAGCGCTTTTATGCCTTCATGGCAAGCCCAACATTACCATGGAAAGGACTATGGCATACGATGTGGGGAATGATTCCGTCACCAGCTGTAAAAGAACGAATTCTGCTAGTACTGGATGATTCCATAAACCCAAAGAGTGGAAAAAAAATTTTTGGTTGCGCATATTTTCACAACCATGCCTCAAAGTCTAACCAAAGTTCGTATCCATGGTCACAGTGTATTCTGGCAGTAGGATTATTGAAAAAAATAAAATCCAGATGGGCCTGCCTGCCTCTTGATTTTCGATTTTATATGATGAAAAAGGACATTGAGGCAGAATCTGCGACTGCCACACGGAAAGGAGAGGTTCTTCATTTTGAAGACAAAATGGCACAGGCGGCCACAATGATAACGGATATTCGAAATTACTATAAGCAACCGGTGTTGATTGTGACAGATAGCTGGTTTGGCAACAATGGCCTCTGGTCCAGGTTGGATCGTAGAAATGAAGGCTCTTTCCACCTGCTTTCTCGTATGCGAACAAATATTATTCTGTATGATTTTGCACCTGTCGCTACAGGAACACCTAAGGCTGGCCGTCCACGAAAGTATGGCCTACGTTTGGGTTCTGTGGATGATTGTGCAGGGAGGTTGAAGGAGAACTCCCAGAGTTATAGGGTTTTTCTCTACGGCAAAAAAAGGGAAGTGCTGGCGTATTCACAAACCGTTATGCTGAAGACGATGAAGTGTAGGGTGCGGGTTGTCTGGGTTTATCGAAAAACACGGTACGTTGCCCTCATGACCACAGATATGAGGCTTTCGGTTGAGCAAATTATAGAATATTATGGCGCGCGCTGGAAAATTGAATCAGGATTTAAAGAAATTAAGCAGGAGATTGGCAGTTCAAAATCACAAGTTCGGAATTCGGAAGCCGTACTGAATCACCTTAACTTCTGCATGATGTCCACAACGCTGACATGGATCTATGCTGACCGGTTGGAAAATGCACCCGATCGAAGATATAAAATTCGGGGACGAGCCGGATTTGCATTTTCTGATGTGCGGCGGATAATTGCGGAGGCGGCATTGAGTTCTGATTTTTATAGTGTTTGCCCTGTGCCAGCGCAAACCCCACAAAAATCTTTCGTCAAAATCCTGCTACGCATGGTTGCATAG
- a CDS encoding toprim domain-containing protein has protein sequence MKKIVICESGIDALSHVQLHPHNKAVYVSLAGQMSHAQEEQLAALVERNWGKTIVGAFDNDDAGKRYSRDLERICQKASAKFKENLPQRKGQDWNDVLKKTPERDINQRWDEPEKAQKPLESQRQRRGMSRFH, from the coding sequence TTGAAAAAAATAGTCATTTGTGAAAGCGGTATTGATGCGCTCTCCCATGTACAATTACACCCACACAACAAGGCGGTTTATGTGAGCCTTGCCGGGCAGATGTCACACGCCCAGGAGGAGCAGCTTGCCGCCCTGGTGGAGCGTAACTGGGGTAAAACCATTGTCGGAGCGTTTGATAACGATGACGCCGGCAAGCGGTACAGCCGGGATTTAGAGCGCATTTGTCAAAAGGCCAGCGCAAAATTTAAGGAGAACTTGCCGCAGCGCAAGGGGCAGGACTGGAATGATGTTTTGAAAAAAACGCCTGAACGGGATATTAATCAGCGTTGGGATGAACCAGAAAAAGCGCAGAAACCGCTTGAATCTCAGCGACAACGGCGTGGAATGAGTAGGTTCCATTAA
- a CDS encoding integrase has product MDDLTIDDRFHLLLHKKIMNKTGSTKRRSKKYYKDQYKKTGIIPAPLLLVEKGIMEGRKCSGRPRAIDEQTKRRFIEMVKASCDPSSQGFIFITRKARTIKNYHHWLEQELGRTISLPALRRCVKRENLKFYLEKEDKQDQVPVMHAFKSVPVFALIQVDGCKFQYLRIRDEHGNWQKPQVIEIFDTASRKMFILDFYFTESSLNSVDLFTRFLLSTPLPLQKIGIRPDQAKGFLNLKRPINAINLKHSTPQGFYLAPDFSKAYSPKDKAHLESSHRSLHNFEIRIIKAFEDRIVKTVTEYDFKRGRKEKITVTLLDISLQELRSSTMLSEYRNEHNHTQHYFTEDGVVSAWVPAQKFDDFLSNQADTLNFTPDQVQEYMKYGYRKIKATVSKTRTIRHDKRDYYVTRGADKFSKHKSTPVKISKYKDKLFIFEQGEDGILLGEAIAKKPFDRPPAPEPSPVPPDELDTIIALLEKHNMAVDRPVLVDVFHKGLTLARAEQVLDHNQSRYADYTKKINQPDDRKNQALFNAFMLDCQKSLNTNHVAIYASHGDIT; this is encoded by the coding sequence ATGGATGACCTGACTATTGATGACCGCTTTCATTTACTGCTGCACAAAAAAATCATGAATAAAACCGGATCTACCAAGAGACGGTCCAAAAAATATTACAAGGACCAGTACAAGAAAACCGGAATTATCCCGGCGCCCCTTTTACTGGTTGAAAAAGGAATTATGGAAGGCCGTAAGTGCAGCGGACGGCCCAGAGCAATAGATGAGCAAACCAAAAGACGGTTTATTGAGATGGTCAAGGCGTCATGCGACCCCTCATCCCAGGGATTCATTTTTATCACCCGGAAAGCCAGAACCATTAAAAATTATCATCACTGGCTTGAACAAGAGCTGGGCAGAACCATCAGTCTTCCGGCACTTCGGCGATGTGTCAAAAGGGAAAATCTCAAATTTTACCTGGAAAAAGAGGATAAGCAGGATCAGGTCCCGGTAATGCATGCCTTCAAGTCGGTGCCGGTATTTGCTTTGATCCAGGTTGACGGCTGTAAATTTCAATATTTAAGGATCAGAGATGAACACGGTAACTGGCAAAAACCACAGGTAATTGAAATATTTGATACCGCTTCCAGGAAAATGTTTATTCTGGACTTTTATTTTACCGAAAGCAGCCTGAACTCTGTGGATCTTTTTACCCGTTTTTTGTTGAGTACCCCTTTGCCTTTGCAAAAAATTGGTATCAGACCTGACCAGGCAAAAGGATTTTTAAATCTAAAACGCCCCATCAATGCCATTAACCTGAAGCATTCTACACCGCAAGGCTTCTATTTGGCACCGGATTTTTCAAAGGCGTATTCACCCAAAGATAAGGCACATCTAGAATCTTCACACCGGAGCCTGCACAATTTTGAAATACGTATTATCAAAGCCTTTGAGGACAGGATTGTGAAAACCGTTACCGAATATGACTTCAAGCGGGGAAGAAAGGAAAAAATTACTGTAACCCTTCTTGATATAAGCCTTCAGGAACTAAGGAGCAGCACTATGCTCAGCGAATATCGTAACGAACATAATCATACACAACATTATTTTACCGAAGACGGGGTGGTCAGTGCCTGGGTGCCGGCACAGAAATTTGATGATTTTTTATCAAACCAGGCAGATACCCTGAATTTTACCCCGGACCAGGTTCAGGAATATATGAAATACGGCTACAGGAAAATCAAAGCCACCGTATCCAAAACCAGGACCATCCGCCATGACAAGCGCGATTATTATGTGACCCGTGGTGCAGATAAGTTCAGCAAACATAAAAGCACACCGGTGAAAATATCCAAATACAAGGACAAGCTTTTTATTTTTGAGCAGGGTGAAGACGGTATACTGTTGGGCGAAGCCATTGCAAAAAAGCCGTTTGACAGACCGCCGGCACCAGAACCTTCGCCTGTGCCGCCTGATGAACTTGACACCATTATCGCTCTTTTAGAAAAGCACAATATGGCCGTTGACCGGCCTGTTTTAGTCGACGTTTTTCATAAGGGCCTCACCCTGGCCCGGGCGGAACAAGTGCTTGATCATAATCAATCAAGGTACGCGGATTACACAAAAAAGATAAACCAGCCGGATGACCGTAAAAATCAGGCCCTGTTCAATGCATTTATGCTTGATTGCCAAAAATCGTTAAATACGAACCATGTAGCCATTTATGCATCCCATGGAGACATAACATGA
- a CDS encoding DUF3991 domain-containing protein: MEFSNNLCFTGLHLGWPPEEGCFLSRKLIITFIHRPPQAFSLLISYFICAMRGSNQYRDRIAETASRNYRKLAETSQQLDRASGKINQSLRRYSPGAIRDRTRELMTDELSRFKREINLAEYASTYGFEIDKFKSCKCNTVLRAGDAKITVFRGLGGDPMYHDLRSGKNGSVIDFCQHQTGKTLGHVRKELRSYLGSPHPQVQIAPPRPKPTKEAQAQELAQEKAKIRNLKNVKCLVNRGIDQRVLMDFRFLGAVVGDDRQNVCFPHHNEQGFSGLEKKNTDFTDFSRAGDKGLWFSKAPGDFEKNSHL, encoded by the coding sequence ATGGAATTTAGTAATAATTTGTGCTTTACTGGACTTCACTTGGGGTGGCCTCCTGAAGAAGGTTGTTTTTTGTCTCGAAAACTCATTATAACCTTTATTCATAGGCCTCCTCAAGCATTTTCTTTGCTAATTTCCTACTTTATTTGTGCAATGAGAGGGTCTAATCAATACCGTGATCGAATCGCAGAAACAGCAAGCCGAAATTATCGAAAGCTTGCAGAAACAAGTCAGCAGCTTGACCGAGCAAGTGGAAAAATTAACCAAAGCTTACGACGGTATAGCCCAGGAGCTATTAGGGACAGGACCCGAGAACTTATGACGGACGAGTTATCCCGTTTTAAGCGGGAAATCAATCTGGCTGAATACGCCAGCACATACGGTTTTGAGATTGACAAGTTCAAGTCCTGCAAGTGTAATACTGTTCTGAGGGCAGGAGACGCAAAAATTACCGTTTTTAGAGGTTTGGGGGGTGATCCTATGTATCATGACCTAAGAAGCGGTAAAAACGGTTCTGTGATCGATTTTTGCCAACACCAGACCGGGAAAACTCTTGGTCATGTCCGCAAGGAATTGCGGAGCTATTTAGGTTCGCCACATCCCCAGGTGCAGATCGCACCGCCCAGGCCGAAGCCCACCAAAGAAGCCCAGGCCCAAGAATTGGCCCAGGAGAAAGCCAAGATTCGGAACCTTAAAAACGTCAAATGCCTTGTCAATCGGGGTATTGACCAAAGAGTTTTGATGGATTTCCGTTTTTTGGGTGCGGTAGTCGGTGATGACAGGCAAAATGTTTGTTTCCCTCACCACAACGAGCAAGGGTTTTCCGGTCTGGAAAAAAAGAACACCGATTTTACGGACTTCTCCAGGGCAGGTGATAAAGGCTTGTGGTTTTCCAAAGCCCCAGGCGATTTTGAAAAAAATAGTCATTTGTGA
- a CDS encoding DNA methylase — MERLLELETLIGRNQECFYKIGQALKEIRENRLYKQALFESFEAYTRARWDMGKAHAYRLIRAYEVIYNLSPIGDKLPANESQIRPLTQMDSIEQRRIWRAIINSGMELTARNIKKFIEDQKTAPVSKPDLTDRITHEYMAVVKAMLEQVRVAQHDHWQKTSRQAALLWHRVIYEKIVSKGADNG, encoded by the coding sequence ATGGAACGGCTGCTTGAGCTTGAAACCCTGATTGGTCGAAATCAAGAATGTTTTTACAAAATCGGCCAAGCCTTGAAAGAAATTCGTGAGAATCGTTTGTACAAGCAGGCTCTGTTTGAGTCATTTGAGGCATATACCAGGGCACGGTGGGATATGGGCAAAGCCCATGCTTACCGGCTGATTCGAGCCTATGAAGTAATTTACAACCTGTCTCCAATTGGAGACAAACTGCCGGCCAACGAATCCCAGATCCGCCCCCTTACTCAAATGGATTCCATAGAACAACGCCGTATCTGGAGGGCGATTATAAACAGTGGCATGGAACTGACCGCACGAAATATCAAAAAATTTATTGAGGACCAGAAAACGGCTCCGGTAAGTAAACCGGATCTGACAGATCGAATTACCCATGAATACATGGCTGTTGTAAAGGCAATGCTTGAACAGGTCCGTGTGGCTCAGCATGATCATTGGCAGAAGACCTCCCGCCAGGCAGCATTGTTGTGGCATCGGGTCATATACGAAAAGATTGTATCAAAGGGGGCAGATAATGGATGA